One window from the genome of Enterococcus haemoperoxidus ATCC BAA-382 encodes:
- a CDS encoding GNAT family N-acetyltransferase, protein MKRKITIVDRDQLSECEKRGVFRLLLTSFSAKFASNRLTLKEKVDILLYLEQHYASQKKSPVDYIVKDQDEIIGVLTISEKTMDSRKKNYPFELSKKYGFLPIFKYLLMLSALEYSPQDKEQYIENVAVHERYQRQGIAKFLILAAQAEVKTGGKLSLIVSANNQQAVGLYLKYGFSIVKKQRVLILRFLANEPNWLFMEWSR, encoded by the coding sequence TTGAAAAGAAAAATAACTATAGTTGATCGTGATCAATTAAGTGAGTGCGAAAAAAGAGGCGTCTTCCGTTTGCTTTTGACTTCTTTTTCCGCTAAGTTTGCAAGCAACCGTTTGACATTGAAGGAAAAGGTTGATATTTTACTTTATCTTGAACAACATTATGCTTCTCAGAAAAAGTCGCCAGTTGATTATATTGTAAAAGATCAAGATGAAATTATTGGTGTTCTAACAATTTCAGAAAAAACAATGGACTCAAGAAAAAAGAACTACCCGTTTGAATTGTCCAAAAAGTATGGTTTTTTGCCTATTTTTAAATATCTGCTGATGTTGAGTGCTCTTGAATACTCTCCGCAAGATAAAGAACAGTACATTGAAAATGTTGCTGTTCATGAAAGATATCAAAGACAAGGAATTGCTAAATTTCTGATTTTAGCGGCGCAAGCCGAAGTAAAAACGGGTGGTAAATTGTCTTTAATCGTTTCTGCTAACAATCAACAGGCAGTGGGATTGTATTTAAAGTATGGCTTTTCAATTGTTAAAAAACAGAGAGTCCTTATTTTAAGATTTTTAGCAAATGAACCTAATTGGCTTTTTATGGAATGGAGTAGGTAA
- a CDS encoding MerR family transcriptional regulator codes for MGQLAELMAISKHQIRYNEEKGLFSPAFIDDNGYHKYGMDQVYQLANILLLRNLGVSTAQIDQFMNNKDNVWAERTLKER; via the coding sequence ATGGGACAATTAGCTGAACTAATGGCTATTTCCAAACATCAAATTCGTTATAACGAGGAGAAAGGTTTATTTTCACCAGCATTTATAGACGACAATGGATATCATAAATATGGAATGGATCAAGTTTATCAGCTTGCAAATATTCTTTTGTTGAGAAACTTAGGCGTATCGACAGCTCAAATTGATCAATTTATGAATAATAAGGATAATGTTTGGGCTGAAAGAACGCTGAAAGAACGCTGA
- a CDS encoding alpha/beta hydrolase family protein produces the protein MNLMKKSMLFLLSLSIIFGAFIWYEHSYEMEEMSQWIPTSKGKLSAVLTKPVGTRSKGIVVLVHGDAPVDATNEGGYRPMMEQFAKAGFTTISWAKPGVAGSTGNWLNQSMQDRADEVTEVIQWALKQPKLNTEKIMLWGVSQGGWVVPKVASQKKVPISKVMLVSPAVNWLSQNTYYTIQKLKQKGQKPEQINEALDREAKSIDLLKKDISYKEYLAKTPEQQPMSKDRWEFVKKNLDSDVRLDLENSDIPVDLFLGDHDQNVDTEETEKTYSKIIPNELLTVFKIKNTAHSMIYSNIAQSEFFTAVAYLLAPKDFLINKDFLRQCYLSVGGD, from the coding sequence ATGAACTTGATGAAAAAGAGCATGCTTTTTTTGCTAAGTTTGAGTATTATTTTTGGTGCTTTTATTTGGTATGAACACAGCTATGAGATGGAGGAAATGAGCCAGTGGATTCCAACCTCTAAAGGTAAATTGTCTGCTGTATTGACAAAACCAGTAGGGACTCGATCTAAAGGCATTGTTGTACTCGTTCACGGAGATGCGCCAGTGGATGCGACTAACGAGGGTGGGTATAGACCAATGATGGAGCAATTTGCTAAAGCAGGTTTCACCACAATCTCTTGGGCGAAACCTGGGGTTGCTGGTTCTACTGGGAATTGGCTCAATCAATCTATGCAAGATCGAGCAGATGAAGTAACAGAAGTCATTCAATGGGCACTGAAGCAGCCCAAATTAAATACAGAAAAAATTATGTTGTGGGGAGTAAGTCAAGGTGGGTGGGTCGTGCCAAAAGTGGCAAGTCAAAAGAAAGTACCTATTTCTAAAGTGATGTTGGTTTCCCCAGCAGTTAATTGGTTGAGTCAAAACACTTATTATACGATACAAAAATTAAAACAGAAAGGTCAAAAGCCAGAACAAATCAACGAAGCACTGGATAGAGAAGCAAAGAGTATCGACTTGTTGAAAAAGGATATTTCTTATAAGGAATATTTAGCAAAAACACCAGAACAACAGCCAATGTCAAAAGATCGCTGGGAATTTGTAAAAAAAAACTTAGACTCAGATGTTCGCCTAGATTTGGAAAATAGTGATATTCCTGTCGATTTATTCCTTGGGGATCATGATCAAAATGTTGATACTGAAGAGACTGAAAAAACGTATTCAAAAATAATCCCGAACGAATTACTGACAGTTTTTAAGATAAAAAATACTGCTCACAGTATGATTTATTCAAATATTGCGCAGTCTGAGTTTTTTACTGCTGTAGCTTATCTATTGGCACCTAAAGATTTTTTGATTAATAAAGATTTTTTACGGCAGTGCTATTTATCTGTTGGGGGAGATTGA
- the spx gene encoding transcriptional regulator Spx has translation MLKLYTTNSCTSCRKARRWLIDHDIPFEEKNFGTTPITLDELKNILILTEEGTEDIISIRSKVFQKLDTDINELPLHVLLELVKDNPGLLRRPIMIDEKRLQIGFNEDEIRCFLPRSVRKRELSQTLLLSGL, from the coding sequence ATGTTAAAATTATACACGACAAATAGCTGTACATCATGTAGAAAAGCACGGAGATGGCTGATCGATCATGATATTCCATTTGAAGAAAAGAATTTTGGCACTACTCCTATTACATTAGATGAACTTAAAAATATATTAATTCTTACTGAAGAAGGCACTGAGGATATTATTTCAATTCGTTCTAAAGTCTTCCAAAAATTAGATACAGATATTAACGAACTACCGTTGCATGTATTATTGGAGTTGGTCAAAGATAATCCAGGATTACTACGCCGACCAATTATGATTGATGAAAAAAGATTACAGATTGGTTTTAATGAAGATGAAATTCGTTGCTTCTTACCAAGATCAGTCCGTAAAAGAGAATTATCCCAAACATTACTTTTAAGTGGCTTATAA
- the queA gene encoding tRNA preQ1(34) S-adenosylmethionine ribosyltransferase-isomerase QueA, whose protein sequence is MLSTEDFDFDLPEELIAQTPLKDRTSSKLLVLNRETKEIEDKHFHEIVDELNSGDALVMNDTRVLPARLYGEKPETGGHLEVLLLTNTEGDTWETLIKPAKRAKIGTKISFGDGRLTATVVEELEHGGRIVTFKYEGIFLEILESLGEMPLPPYIKERLEDPERYQTVYAKENGSAAAPTAGLHFTQELLTKIQSKGVKLVYLTLHVGLGTFRPVSVDNIAEHEMHSEFYRLTEEAAVQLNDVRENGGKIVAVGTTSIRTLETIGTKFDGQIKADSGWTDIFITPGYEFKVVQAFSTNFHLPKSTLVMLVSAFAGRDLTLSAYQHAIDERYRFFSFGDAMFVK, encoded by the coding sequence ATGCTTAGTACAGAAGATTTTGATTTTGATTTACCAGAAGAACTAATTGCTCAAACGCCGTTGAAAGATCGAACGAGTTCAAAGCTTTTAGTATTAAATCGCGAGACAAAAGAAATAGAAGATAAACACTTTCATGAAATCGTTGATGAATTGAATTCTGGCGATGCGTTGGTTATGAACGATACGCGAGTATTGCCAGCACGCCTATATGGAGAAAAACCTGAGACAGGTGGACACTTAGAAGTTCTTCTTTTAACGAATACAGAAGGGGATACTTGGGAAACCTTAATCAAACCAGCTAAACGTGCGAAAATCGGAACGAAAATCAGTTTTGGTGATGGCCGCTTAACCGCAACAGTTGTTGAAGAATTGGAACATGGCGGCCGGATTGTAACGTTCAAATACGAAGGGATTTTCTTAGAAATCTTAGAATCACTTGGTGAAATGCCATTACCTCCATACATCAAAGAGCGGTTAGAAGATCCTGAACGATATCAAACAGTCTATGCTAAAGAAAATGGCTCTGCAGCGGCTCCTACAGCAGGTTTACACTTTACGCAGGAACTACTTACTAAAATCCAGTCAAAAGGCGTGAAGCTCGTTTATTTGACCTTACACGTTGGTTTAGGAACATTTAGACCTGTCAGTGTGGACAATATTGCAGAACATGAAATGCATAGCGAATTTTATCGTTTAACTGAGGAAGCCGCAGTACAACTAAATGACGTTCGGGAAAATGGCGGTAAAATCGTTGCAGTAGGAACAACCTCGATTCGTACGCTAGAAACAATTGGAACAAAATTTGACGGACAAATCAAAGCAGATAGCGGCTGGACGGACATTTTTATTACACCGGGTTATGAGTTTAAAGTTGTACAAGCTTTTTCTACTAATTTCCATTTACCTAAATCGACATTAGTAATGCTAGTCAGTGCATTTGCTGGTAGAGATTTGACACTTTCGGCCTATCAACATGCAATTGATGAACGCTATCGCTTCTTTAGCTTTGGCGATGCGATGTTTGTAAAATAA